A section of the Methanoregula formicica SMSP genome encodes:
- a CDS encoding zinc-ribbon domain-containing protein has translation MRSCPSCGAPAKPVDKFCGQCGAQLGTVTEIDGNEQTPRAPAFSKKVLIVILATGIIIAIAVGAIFLKSEGNATGNPVAANRTPSSYVIIETEAPLPAISTTPLITATPSPTAIPTTVTTPKHSTCPTDRRLCGTNCTDTLTDSSNCGYCGNACPRGQACVNGHCMLDCPAGKTACVEGCFNLETDPDHCGICSNNCPAGLVCSKGQCAPPPTTINRAL, from the coding sequence TTGCGTTCCTGCCCTTCCTGCGGTGCACCCGCAAAACCCGTTGACAAGTTCTGCGGCCAGTGCGGTGCACAACTCGGGACAGTTACGGAGATTGACGGGAATGAACAAACCCCCCGTGCACCGGCCTTTTCGAAAAAGGTCCTGATTGTCATCCTTGCAACCGGAATCATCATTGCCATTGCTGTTGGCGCGATTTTCCTGAAGAGCGAGGGAAATGCAACCGGAAATCCGGTCGCGGCCAACAGGACTCCGTCATCGTATGTCATTATTGAGACCGAAGCACCATTACCAGCGATCTCCACAACACCCCTGATTACTGCAACGCCGTCACCAACCGCAATCCCGACAACCGTGACGACCCCAAAGCATAGCACATGCCCGACAGACCGGCGGCTCTGCGGTACAAACTGTACGGACACCCTGACCGACAGCAGCAACTGCGGTTACTGCGGCAATGCATGCCCCCGGGGCCAGGCCTGTGTCAATGGCCACTGTATGCTGGACTGCCCGGCCGGGAAGACTGCGTGTGTCGAAGGGTGTTTCAACCTTGAAACCGACCCCGACCATTGCGGCATCTGCAGCAACAACTGCCCGGCCGGCCTTGTCTGTTCAAAAGGCCAGTGCGCACCGCCACCAACAACCATCAACAGGGCGCTGTAG
- a CDS encoding protoporphyrinogen/coproporphyrinogen oxidase, whose protein sequence is MAGRLTYGAVTTAVLGGGLTGLTLARLLHERGEEVIVLEAEPEIGGLCRSVTRDGFTFDIGGSHIIFSRDAEVLAFMRRMIAGNEQRNNRNTKIFYKGSFVKYPFENGLSELPPEDRFLCINGFVQNLIAVEKGEVKEPGNFREWIYFTFGSGLAECYMVPYNEKIWKYPTEKMSLHWVDGRIPRPPVEDIIKSAIGIETEGYTHQAVFSYPLDGGIEALVRAIAKPVEKFIRTGFRVTSVKKTGTAWLVSNGIETIPADRIICTIPVQHLLPCLDHVPAEVQAACKALVYNSIACITIGIQGTLPPISWMYIPDKKLGMTNRLSFPSNFSRHAAPEGCSSILAEITYQPGDEVATLPDAALIGEATRMLEEMGFCTRDQVVFSAVERQPFAYVVYDLEYQKNIAIVKDYCTSAGIPLVGRFAQFEYLNMDGVIRSVFDFLGKDRTG, encoded by the coding sequence ATGGCCGGCAGGCTAACCTATGGTGCAGTGACAACAGCAGTTCTTGGCGGAGGCTTGACCGGGCTTACCCTTGCCCGGCTCCTGCACGAGCGGGGAGAAGAGGTAATTGTCCTTGAAGCGGAGCCGGAGATTGGCGGGCTCTGCCGTTCCGTGACAAGGGACGGTTTCACCTTTGACATCGGCGGGTCCCATATCATCTTCTCCCGCGACGCCGAAGTGCTCGCGTTCATGCGAAGGATGATTGCGGGAAACGAACAACGCAACAACCGGAATACCAAGATCTTCTACAAGGGATCCTTTGTCAAGTACCCCTTCGAGAACGGTCTTTCTGAACTTCCTCCTGAAGACAGGTTCCTCTGCATCAATGGGTTTGTCCAGAACCTTATCGCAGTCGAGAAAGGAGAGGTAAAAGAACCCGGCAACTTCCGGGAGTGGATCTATTTCACATTCGGATCCGGTCTCGCAGAATGCTACATGGTGCCGTATAACGAGAAGATCTGGAAGTACCCCACGGAGAAGATGTCGCTCCACTGGGTGGACGGCCGCATCCCCCGCCCCCCGGTCGAGGACATCATCAAATCTGCAATCGGGATCGAGACCGAGGGTTATACCCACCAGGCGGTCTTCTCCTACCCGCTCGACGGGGGCATCGAAGCACTTGTCAGGGCAATCGCAAAGCCCGTGGAGAAGTTCATCCGCACCGGCTTCCGCGTAACGTCTGTTAAGAAGACGGGCACGGCCTGGCTGGTCAGCAATGGCATCGAAACGATCCCTGCTGACCGGATCATCTGCACGATTCCGGTCCAGCACCTGCTCCCCTGCCTTGACCATGTCCCGGCAGAAGTACAAGCCGCCTGTAAAGCCCTGGTGTACAATTCCATCGCATGCATCACTATCGGCATACAGGGAACATTGCCCCCCATCTCCTGGATGTACATCCCGGACAAGAAACTCGGGATGACCAACCGGCTCTCCTTCCCTTCGAACTTCAGCCGTCATGCTGCGCCGGAAGGATGCAGTTCCATCCTTGCCGAGATCACCTACCAGCCGGGCGACGAAGTCGCAACGCTGCCCGATGCAGCGCTGATCGGAGAGGCGACCCGTATGCTGGAAGAGATGGGATTCTGCACGCGGGATCAGGTTGTGTTCAGCGCTGTTGAACGCCAGCCTTTCGCGTATGTTGTGTACGACCTTGAGTACCAGAAGAACATCGCCATAGTCAAAGACTATTGCACCAGCGCCGGCATACCCCTCGTTGGACGCTTTGCCCAGTTCGAGTACCTGAACATGGACGGCGTCATCCGTTCTGTCTTCGATTTCCTCGGAAAGGACAGGACCGGCTGA
- a CDS encoding glycosyltransferase, with product MISVVIPTFNEEENIAQCLVSLTHQTIPRTEYEIIVVDGGSKDNTCEIARKYADKVFTQTSRKVGGARNDGVMAARGDIIATTDADCILPPGWIKRIADDFAADPRLVQLYGPVYPIEEGLRNKFSLFLANTFSRIGYYSRTFYYTLGCNTAFRKGAFIKAGGYRCIDAGDDLEIAMRLNDLGKITFDGRLKVGFSMRRYQQFGTLQSLYEWVYIVADGGETDKYSYTRKDYKG from the coding sequence ATGATCTCAGTTGTCATCCCGACGTTCAATGAAGAAGAGAATATTGCCCAGTGCCTTGTCTCGCTCACGCACCAGACAATCCCGAGAACCGAGTACGAGATCATCGTTGTTGACGGCGGTTCAAAAGACAACACCTGCGAGATTGCAAGGAAGTACGCAGACAAGGTCTTTACCCAGACCAGCCGCAAGGTCGGGGGCGCCCGGAACGACGGGGTGATGGCAGCCAGGGGGGACATCATTGCAACAACCGATGCCGACTGCATCCTTCCCCCGGGCTGGATCAAGCGGATTGCCGATGACTTTGCGGCGGACCCCAGACTTGTCCAGCTCTACGGTCCGGTCTACCCTATCGAGGAGGGGCTCCGGAACAAATTTTCCCTCTTCCTTGCCAACACCTTCTCGCGGATCGGCTATTACAGCCGGACCTTTTATTATACGCTCGGGTGCAACACGGCGTTCCGGAAAGGCGCATTTATCAAGGCTGGAGGATACCGGTGCATTGACGCAGGCGATGACCTCGAGATCGCGATGCGGTTGAACGATCTCGGCAAGATAACGTTCGACGGCCGGCTCAAGGTTGGCTTTTCGATGCGCCGCTACCAGCAGTTCGGGACACTCCAGTCATTGTATGAATGGGTGTATATCGTAGCCGATGGCGGTGAGACAGACAAGTACTCCTATACCCGGAAAGATTACAAGGGATAA
- a CDS encoding PaaI family thioesterase: MPENDPIKAKIREFNVSEFARLLGMVIEEARDGYARVTMDCTGKANPSGVVHGGAIAALADQAFGIAENCAGIHRVAVSIHIQYLVPGTGLLVAIAERVCDNGSCDTCRVLVYAGERVIAEFTGVAFRVD; the protein is encoded by the coding sequence ATGCCGGAAAATGACCCCATCAAGGCCAAGATCCGGGAATTCAATGTCAGTGAATTCGCCCGCCTCCTGGGGATGGTGATTGAGGAGGCCCGGGACGGTTACGCGCGGGTTACCATGGACTGCACCGGAAAAGCAAACCCTTCCGGAGTAGTCCATGGCGGGGCGATAGCCGCCCTTGCCGACCAGGCATTCGGTATTGCCGAGAACTGTGCAGGCATCCACCGCGTTGCCGTCTCGATCCATATCCAGTACCTTGTCCCGGGGACAGGTTTGCTCGTTGCCATTGCAGAACGTGTTTGTGACAACGGCTCCTGCGACACCTGCCGGGTGCTTGTATATGCCGGCGAGCGTGTCATAGCCGAGTTCACCGGGGTCGCATTCCGGGTTGACTGA
- a CDS encoding ferredoxin domain-containing protein, with the protein MTPEQNAILAVADLMALSARTAPKGKGEDTLEIRVLDKKATKKLAARLETIGEEMHIGFFIRDAKNIAASDACVVVASRGDTIAGINCGGCGFPTCAALEKARKAKKKGGPFFDGPNCVIRMADLGIAIGSAVKTAQVHNADNRIMYSGGVAARNLGIVPQDCTVAYAIPLSATGKNIFFDRPSSR; encoded by the coding sequence ATGACCCCGGAACAGAATGCGATACTGGCTGTTGCTGACCTGATGGCTCTTTCTGCCCGCACGGCTCCGAAAGGCAAAGGCGAGGATACCCTGGAGATCCGCGTGCTTGACAAGAAAGCAACAAAGAAGCTTGCTGCCCGGCTCGAAACGATTGGCGAAGAGATGCACATCGGGTTCTTCATCCGCGATGCAAAGAATATTGCTGCGTCCGATGCCTGTGTCGTTGTTGCCTCGCGCGGAGATACGATTGCAGGCATCAACTGCGGGGGATGCGGCTTTCCCACCTGTGCCGCACTCGAGAAGGCAAGAAAAGCGAAGAAGAAGGGGGGTCCCTTCTTTGACGGCCCGAACTGTGTCATCCGCATGGCCGACCTTGGGATTGCCATCGGTTCCGCAGTGAAGACAGCCCAGGTCCATAATGCCGACAACCGGATCATGTACTCCGGAGGGGTTGCAGCCCGCAATCTCGGGATTGTGCCACAGGACTGCACGGTCGCCTACGCGATCCCGCTCTCGGCAACCGGCAAGAACATCTTCTTTGACCGGCCATCATCACGCTGA
- a CDS encoding GHMP family kinase ATP-binding protein — protein sequence MAIMKIRGGDLDLVEYEFSTFAPGKNLKTLGLEKKKFTLRPIREKVHVRAPARIHLTVLDMNRFAPDHPGGGGIGFAIQCYCTAEVRCTKKAIDIDYNRAPIIENFIQVFRKVTGYKGGFSVKVTDHEHKHVGLGSTSTVMIAVATALNEAVGSPLTVTQLRHLIGHNYVEETADGNIAFGFETGVGPAVSVHGGMALMGDELSLVYHHAFAEGKNVYIIIPPTDISSAGTQEFDLLMNKARTLDYRDRELKAYFFLMDLVPALEHDDLKKIGEVIWEIEFRGSKRAEVEHHSYGIYHYMNLLREKKLEFVGMSSVGPSIAVVTGLDKNAMKRLIDPLGLKIAIATKVDNTGLIITRSP from the coding sequence ATGGCGATTATGAAGATACGCGGGGGCGATCTCGATCTCGTTGAATACGAGTTTTCCACCTTCGCACCCGGCAAAAATCTCAAGACACTGGGACTTGAGAAGAAGAAATTCACTCTTCGCCCCATACGCGAGAAAGTGCATGTCAGGGCTCCGGCCCGCATCCACCTTACCGTTCTTGACATGAACCGTTTTGCGCCGGACCACCCGGGAGGGGGGGGCATCGGGTTTGCCATCCAGTGTTACTGTACCGCAGAAGTCCGGTGCACGAAGAAGGCAATCGATATCGACTACAACCGGGCTCCCATCATCGAGAATTTCATCCAGGTCTTCCGGAAAGTCACGGGATACAAGGGAGGGTTCTCGGTGAAAGTTACCGACCACGAGCACAAGCACGTGGGTCTCGGCTCCACGAGTACCGTCATGATCGCGGTTGCCACGGCCCTCAACGAAGCCGTTGGATCCCCGCTCACCGTCACCCAGCTCCGGCACCTCATCGGGCATAACTATGTCGAGGAGACTGCTGACGGGAACATTGCATTCGGGTTCGAGACCGGTGTCGGCCCTGCCGTGAGCGTTCACGGGGGTATGGCACTGATGGGAGACGAGCTCTCACTTGTGTACCACCATGCCTTTGCCGAAGGGAAGAATGTCTACATCATCATCCCGCCAACCGACATCTCCTCGGCCGGCACGCAGGAGTTCGACCTCCTGATGAACAAGGCCCGGACGCTCGATTACCGGGACCGGGAGCTCAAGGCCTACTTCTTCTTAATGGACCTCGTCCCGGCACTGGAGCACGATGATCTCAAAAAGATCGGCGAGGTCATCTGGGAGATCGAGTTCCGGGGATCGAAGCGGGCTGAAGTCGAGCACCACAGTTACGGCATCTACCATTACATGAATCTTTTGCGCGAGAAGAAACTCGAGTTCGTTGGCATGAGTTCAGTCGGGCCATCCATTGCAGTTGTGACCGGCCTTGACAAAAACGCGATGAAGAGATTAATCGACCCCCTCGGCCTGAAGATAGCCATCGCCACGAAGGTTGACAATACCGGGCTTATCATCACCCGGTCACCGTAA
- a CDS encoding YqhA family protein, whose protein sequence is MHTFEAWQVFFFGRSVITLPGHLSENAAASVALIQAVDAFLFALVLLIFSYGVYTLFINREDDATLKLPQWLHIETISQLKTTLVQAIIVILAVNLLEYVVVVGSESLRWEALIIPASMVGLALALKLMHTGKEV, encoded by the coding sequence TTGCATACCTTTGAAGCCTGGCAGGTCTTCTTTTTCGGCCGCAGCGTCATAACCCTGCCGGGTCACCTGAGTGAGAATGCAGCCGCCTCCGTTGCCCTCATCCAGGCGGTCGATGCATTCCTCTTTGCGCTTGTCCTCCTCATCTTCTCGTACGGGGTCTACACCTTGTTCATCAACCGGGAAGACGACGCTACATTGAAACTGCCGCAATGGCTGCATATCGAGACAATCAGCCAGCTCAAGACAACCCTTGTGCAGGCCATCATCGTTATCCTTGCGGTGAACCTGCTCGAATATGTCGTCGTTGTCGGCTCCGAATCGCTCCGGTGGGAGGCCCTCATTATTCCTGCCTCCATGGTCGGCCTTGCCTTAGCGCTTAAACTGATGCATACGGGAAAGGAAGTCTGA
- a CDS encoding VTT domain-containing protein, with translation MIDSVLQILLTIDQQLPAVVNEYGIWTYVILFVIIFFETGLVITPFLPGDSLLFVGGAAAASGILDLWSLITVIIAGAVLGDTLNYWIGNWIGLRFFCERYPNLVRKEYIDRTNGFFEKYGGATIFVARFVPMVRTFAPCLAGIGTMQYRRFLLWNVLGAIAWSFSLVLAGYYLGTFSIVKENMSLLMIGVILLSLGTIIFIIGNLVAAYLKRKKETGESLP, from the coding sequence ATGATCGATTCGGTCCTTCAGATTCTCCTGACCATTGACCAGCAGCTTCCTGCAGTTGTCAACGAATACGGGATCTGGACCTATGTCATCCTGTTTGTCATCATCTTTTTTGAAACCGGCCTTGTGATCACACCGTTTCTGCCGGGTGACAGCCTGCTCTTTGTCGGGGGTGCGGCTGCCGCAAGCGGTATCCTGGATCTCTGGTCCCTGATTACCGTGATCATTGCCGGTGCAGTGCTCGGCGACACGCTCAACTACTGGATCGGCAACTGGATCGGCCTCCGTTTTTTCTGCGAACGGTACCCGAACCTTGTCAGGAAAGAGTACATTGACCGGACGAACGGTTTTTTCGAGAAGTACGGGGGGGCAACCATCTTCGTTGCCCGGTTCGTCCCCATGGTGAGGACGTTTGCCCCCTGCCTTGCCGGCATAGGGACCATGCAGTACCGCCGGTTCCTCCTCTGGAATGTCCTCGGTGCAATAGCGTGGTCTTTCAGCCTTGTATTGGCAGGATATTACCTTGGCACCTTCTCTATTGTAAAAGAGAACATGAGTCTTCTCATGATCGGTGTCATTCTCCTCTCCCTGGGAACAATCATTTTTATTATCGGTAATCTTGTCGCAGCATACCTGAAGCGGAAGAAGGAAACCGGCGAGTCCCTCCCGTGA